From Acinetobacter sp. ASP199, the proteins below share one genomic window:
- a CDS encoding symmetrical bis(5'-nucleosyl)-tetraphosphatase: protein MTRTVRYNYVIGDVQGCFEALKALLKEIRFDPDQDFIWFAGDLVARGENSLGALRFIKKLVDNGVAATVLGNHDLTLLACARGIKPIKDKDNVRDVIDAIDSDDLIDWLRKQPMCLFPNEQTVLTHSGIPKLWDVVKTAELAKEVEAVIAHDDFEVMDAFLKDMFGKEPALWSDQLQGHERIRCIVNYLTRMRLTDAEGRLEYSFKDSLNDPMPEGFRPWFEFESKAAETHQIVFGHWAGLQGKTISERIQNVDGGCVWGNQLLAYRLEDQQMFAVDNPVV, encoded by the coding sequence ATGACCCGCACTGTTCGATACAATTATGTGATTGGTGATGTGCAAGGCTGTTTTGAAGCCTTGAAGGCATTGCTGAAAGAAATCCGTTTTGATCCGGATCAGGACTTTATCTGGTTTGCAGGTGATCTGGTAGCTCGCGGTGAAAATTCGCTTGGTGCACTGCGTTTTATTAAAAAGTTGGTTGATAATGGTGTGGCTGCGACAGTACTGGGCAACCACGATTTAACATTGTTAGCCTGTGCGCGTGGAATTAAGCCAATTAAAGACAAGGACAATGTCCGTGATGTAATTGATGCCATCGACAGTGATGACCTGATTGACTGGTTGCGTAAACAGCCGATGTGCCTGTTTCCAAATGAACAGACGGTATTAACACATTCTGGTATTCCGAAGCTCTGGGATGTCGTCAAGACTGCCGAATTAGCCAAAGAAGTGGAAGCAGTGATCGCACATGATGATTTTGAAGTCATGGATGCTTTCCTGAAAGACATGTTTGGCAAAGAACCCGCACTCTGGTCAGATCAGTTGCAGGGTCATGAGCGTATACGTTGTATTGTGAATTACCTGACCCGGATGCGTTTAACCGATGCGGAAGGACGTCTGGAATACAGTTTTAAAGATTCACTGAATGATCCAATGCCGGAAGGCTTCAGACCCTGGTTTGAGTTTGAGTCGAAAGCTGCCGAAACGCACCAGATTGTCTTTGGGCACTGGGCAGGATTACAGGGTAAGACGATCTCTGAACGTATTCAGAATGTGGATGGTGGCTGTGTCTGGGGCAATCAATTGCTGGCTTATCGATTAGAAGACCAGCAGATGTTCGCCGTCGATAATCCGGTCGTTTAA
- a CDS encoding DUF2147 domain-containing protein, producing the protein MKKSKIAMMLMGACMTVSAFAQDLTGTWQQIDDKTGSPKAIIEIRQENNGSYVGKIVKVTPRPGYTPQKTCNNCPAPYTNQPILGMDVLTGLKHVAGTNNYEKGRVIDPLAGKIYDAKVRLNASGKRLTLRGYVGVSALGRSQTWIRQD; encoded by the coding sequence ATGAAAAAATCTAAAATCGCAATGATGCTAATGGGTGCATGTATGACTGTGTCAGCTTTTGCACAGGATTTGACCGGCACTTGGCAACAAATTGATGATAAAACTGGCTCCCCTAAAGCCATCATTGAAATTCGTCAAGAAAATAACGGTAGCTATGTGGGTAAAATCGTTAAAGTAACACCTCGCCCTGGTTATACCCCACAAAAAACCTGCAATAACTGCCCGGCACCATATACCAATCAGCCGATTCTGGGCATGGATGTCCTCACTGGTTTGAAACATGTAGCAGGTACCAATAACTATGAAAAAGGTCGTGTGATTGATCCACTTGCAGGCAAAATTTATGATGCCAAAGTACGTTTAAATGCGAGCGGTAAACGTCTGACGCTACGTGGCTATGTCGGTGTATCTGCTTTAGGCCGTAGCCAGACCTGGATTCGTCAGGACTAA
- a CDS encoding LrgB family protein gives MLSVLYGFLITLVAYLAAKPCNRVIPKIPVIVFGMFFVLAILFVLGVPYEHYTEDTNPLFNRLLGYVTVALAIPLAAMRYDDLPLKGVIGILIFASISAVALPMGLAYLLHMAAGDIMAFATRAVTTPIAINIATLLDAPISLVILIVILSGVIGAAFSPLILRHINDERASGLALGLAAHAIGTAQAWQRGSVAGRYAAFGMAVNAVFTALWLPTFILYLQNV, from the coding sequence ATGTTGTCTGTACTCTATGGTTTCCTGATCACGCTGGTGGCCTATCTTGCGGCCAAACCATGTAACCGTGTGATTCCTAAAATTCCTGTGATTGTCTTTGGCATGTTCTTTGTGCTGGCTATTCTGTTTGTACTCGGTGTTCCTTATGAACATTATACTGAAGACACCAATCCACTGTTTAACCGTCTTTTAGGCTACGTTACGGTGGCCTTGGCAATTCCTCTGGCAGCGATGCGCTATGATGACCTGCCATTAAAAGGCGTGATTGGAATTCTGATCTTTGCCAGTATCAGTGCAGTTGCCCTGCCAATGGGACTCGCTTATCTGTTACATATGGCAGCCGGTGACATTATGGCCTTTGCCACGCGTGCAGTCACCACGCCGATTGCCATTAATATCGCGACTTTACTAGATGCTCCAATAAGTCTGGTGATTCTGATTGTAATTCTGTCTGGTGTGATTGGTGCTGCATTTTCACCACTAATTCTACGGCATATCAATGACGAACGTGCTTCTGGTCTTGCACTGGGTCTGGCAGCTCACGCGATTGGCACAGCGCAAGCCTGGCAGCGTGGTAGTGTTGCAGGTCGATACGCAGCATTCGGCATGGCAGTGAATGCTGTTTTTACCGCCCTCTGGCTACCGACCTTTATTTTATATCTTCAGAATGTTTAA
- the hflX gene encoding ribosome rescue GTPase HflX gives MEYFEQHRAKDRVILVSVTVQMLEDLDAEEFHLLASSAGAEILEHMHAQRLRPDPKYFIGSGKAEEIAEKVEALEADLVIFDHTLTPAQARNLERVVKCRVVDRTELILDIFALRARTYEGKLQVELAQLQHLSSRLIRSRGNLDSQKGGIGLRGPGETLLETDRRLLRVRMGQLKARLDKVRQTRMQGRVARQKAAVPTISLVGYTNAGKSTLFNILADSDVYAADQLFATLDPTLRRLDWEGIGTVVLADTVGFVRNLSHSLVESFKATLEETLEATLLLHVIDSSSSEILEQIDAVESVLHEIGANVPVLRVYNKIDQSGEEAKIIYHKPNQPERVYVSAHTGEGINLLRKAVHEALMGELQKFELKLQPAHGKLRNQLYDLNVIQSEHYDEQGQLHLQVSIAPQKLAQIIRQAHLSLEDILGEQAVQFQRPLEEFEIPRKID, from the coding sequence GTGGAATATTTTGAACAGCATCGTGCCAAAGATCGTGTTATTCTGGTCAGTGTGACCGTGCAGATGCTGGAGGATCTGGATGCAGAAGAATTTCACCTGTTGGCCAGTTCAGCAGGTGCAGAAATTCTTGAGCATATGCATGCTCAGCGTTTAAGACCCGATCCTAAATATTTTATCGGCTCCGGCAAGGCTGAGGAAATTGCAGAAAAAGTTGAAGCACTTGAAGCTGATCTGGTAATTTTTGATCATACCCTGACTCCTGCTCAGGCACGTAACCTTGAGCGCGTCGTTAAATGCCGGGTGGTCGACCGTACTGAACTCATTCTGGATATTTTCGCGCTGCGCGCCCGCACTTACGAAGGTAAATTACAGGTCGAACTGGCCCAGTTACAGCATCTTTCTTCCCGCCTGATTCGCAGTCGTGGCAATCTGGATAGCCAGAAAGGGGGTATTGGTCTACGTGGCCCTGGTGAAACTTTACTGGAAACTGACCGCCGTTTGCTGCGCGTACGGATGGGACAACTGAAAGCCCGACTGGATAAAGTCCGTCAAACCCGGATGCAAGGCCGTGTCGCCCGTCAGAAAGCTGCGGTACCGACTATTTCTCTGGTGGGTTATACCAATGCCGGGAAATCTACCCTATTTAATATTCTCGCAGATAGTGATGTCTATGCAGCTGACCAGCTGTTTGCCACTCTGGATCCGACCTTGCGCCGTCTGGACTGGGAAGGCATTGGCACCGTTGTGCTGGCGGATACGGTAGGATTCGTACGGAATTTGTCTCACTCCTTGGTGGAATCTTTTAAAGCAACTTTGGAAGAAACTTTAGAAGCTACCCTGTTGCTGCATGTGATTGACTCCAGCAGTTCAGAAATTCTGGAACAGATTGATGCAGTAGAAAGTGTGCTGCATGAAATTGGAGCAAATGTACCGGTACTTCGTGTCTACAATAAAATTGACCAAAGCGGTGAAGAAGCCAAGATTATCTATCACAAACCTAATCAGCCAGAACGGGTCTATGTGTCTGCTCATACTGGAGAAGGGATTAACCTGCTACGTAAGGCGGTGCATGAAGCGTTGATGGGAGAACTGCAAAAGTTTGAACTTAAGTTACAGCCTGCACATGGCAAACTACGTAATCAGCTTTATGATCTGAATGTGATTCAGTCCGAGCATTATGACGAGCAAGGTCAGCTGCATTTGCAGGTCAGTATTGCTCCACAGAAATTGGCACAGATCATCCGGCAGGCACATCTATCCCTAGAAGATATTTTGGGTGAGCAAGCAGTTCAGTTTCAACGGCCACTTGAAGAATTTGAAATACCGCGTAAGATCGACTAA
- a CDS encoding lysophospholipid acyltransferase family protein, whose protein sequence is MHSTVNNETSEIRGLAKFLLYSRKIAASVAAVSEGFYLVYRHGLYKNPNNPHNTRYVQYFCRQLCKVFNIEVQVHGTIPREPALWVSNHVSWLDIAVLGSGARVFFLAKAEIEQWPLLGKLAKGGGTLFIKRGSGDSVRIREQITEFLKQDIPVLFFPEATTSDGRAIKKVHGRILGAAIEAKRPVQICLICYVNQQGELDTVAPFIGQVSFAEHVRKVLEMPNVTAHLMALPEVSTEGHTVDTLTPLVQEKMNEGLKYLQNKVLKTPLEVAASVS, encoded by the coding sequence ATGCACTCGACTGTAAATAATGAAACATCTGAAATTCGTGGTTTAGCAAAATTCTTGCTGTATAGCAGAAAAATAGCTGCTTCTGTCGCAGCAGTAAGTGAAGGGTTCTATCTGGTTTACCGACACGGTTTATATAAGAATCCGAATAATCCACATAACACACGATATGTGCAGTATTTCTGCCGCCAGCTATGCAAGGTATTTAATATTGAAGTGCAGGTACATGGCACCATTCCACGAGAACCCGCACTTTGGGTGAGTAATCATGTGTCCTGGCTGGATATTGCAGTACTTGGTTCGGGTGCACGGGTATTTTTCCTGGCTAAAGCCGAGATTGAACAGTGGCCGCTGCTTGGTAAATTGGCAAAGGGCGGCGGAACTTTATTTATCAAGCGTGGGTCGGGAGATTCAGTCCGAATCCGCGAACAGATTACCGAATTTTTAAAACAGGACATTCCAGTGCTGTTTTTCCCTGAAGCCACCACTTCAGATGGACGTGCAATCAAGAAGGTCCATGGCAGGATTCTAGGTGCAGCAATTGAAGCAAAGCGCCCGGTACAGATTTGCCTGATTTGTTATGTCAATCAGCAGGGTGAACTGGATACAGTCGCGCCGTTTATTGGTCAGGTCAGTTTCGCTGAGCATGTACGTAAAGTGTTAGAGATGCCAAATGTCACTGCACATTTAATGGCATTGCCTGAGGTTTCTACAGAAGGTCATACGGTGGATACGCTGACGCCGTTGGTGCAGGAAAAGATGAACGAAGGTCTGAAGTATTTACAGAATAAAGTCTTGAAAACACCCTTGGAAGTTGCTGCATCAGTTTCATAG
- a CDS encoding NUDIX hydrolase, producing MNFCTACGHKTTEKIPLGDQKLRHVCSSCGFIHYINPKIICGSLVVWEDKVLLCRRAIEPRYGLWTLPAGYMELFETMEQGAARETREEAEAEVEIEQLYCMYNIPRIGQIYVLFKTQLVEGKFGAGEETIESRLFDEADIPWAELAFPSVERTLRHYFEDRKNNVFPMHLETLGSRLDHTG from the coding sequence ATGAACTTCTGTACGGCCTGTGGACATAAGACAACTGAAAAAATACCTTTAGGGGATCAAAAACTTCGTCATGTCTGCAGCTCCTGTGGTTTTATTCATTATATTAATCCAAAGATTATTTGCGGGTCACTGGTGGTGTGGGAAGATAAAGTGCTGCTCTGCCGACGCGCGATTGAACCACGTTATGGTCTATGGACCTTACCTGCCGGCTATATGGAACTGTTTGAAACCATGGAACAAGGTGCAGCACGTGAAACCCGCGAAGAAGCCGAAGCTGAAGTGGAAATCGAACAGCTATATTGCATGTACAATATTCCACGTATCGGTCAGATTTATGTGCTGTTTAAAACTCAACTGGTGGAAGGCAAATTTGGCGCGGGTGAAGAAACCATTGAATCACGCCTGTTTGACGAAGCTGATATTCCCTGGGCCGAACTGGCATTCCCGAGTGTAGAAAGAACCTTACGTCATTATTTTGAAGACCGTAAAAATAATGTTTTCCCGATGCATCTCGAAACCCTAGGTTCACGTCTGGATCACACCGGTTAA
- a CDS encoding CoA pyrophosphatase, with product MDERDLTHRLQQRLRFSRRIQPAHAAVLIAITDESNPKVLLTRRSAYLSNHAGEVSFPGGKRDPQDTSNIVVALREAYEETALNPFDVQLIGDLPMQKARNGMLVKPIVGLIPPKVQLIPQPTEIDRIFFASLRHLLEAKPTPYEVRFAQQSLYFPSMRVENEVVWGLTARMLISLFQYGLDYKKDWPFLLNSPAFKRSKFFQD from the coding sequence ATGGATGAACGCGATTTAACACATAGATTACAGCAACGTTTGCGCTTTTCCAGGCGGATTCAGCCAGCGCATGCTGCCGTGTTAATTGCGATTACGGATGAGTCGAATCCCAAGGTCTTACTCACCCGCCGTTCGGCTTATCTGTCCAATCATGCCGGTGAGGTTTCTTTTCCGGGCGGTAAGCGTGATCCGCAGGACACCAGCAATATCGTCGTAGCGCTACGCGAAGCCTATGAGGAAACCGCACTGAACCCTTTTGATGTGCAGCTCATTGGTGATCTGCCCATGCAAAAGGCACGCAATGGCATGCTGGTCAAACCGATTGTCGGACTGATTCCACCAAAAGTTCAGCTGATTCCGCAGCCGACCGAAATTGACCGGATTTTCTTTGCCTCACTGCGGCATTTACTTGAAGCCAAACCCACACCTTATGAAGTACGCTTTGCCCAGCAGTCGTTATATTTCCCGAGTATGCGCGTGGAAAATGAAGTGGTCTGGGGGCTGACTGCACGTATGCTGATTTCTTTATTTCAGTATGGCCTTGACTATAAAAAAGACTGGCCATTCTTACTTAATTCACCAGCTTTTAAACGATCAAAATTCTTTCAGGACTGA
- a CDS encoding gamma carbonic anhydrase family protein has protein sequence MLYKFQGHSPKALQQPWDGWVAPTATVIGQVELGKQVSIWFGAVVRGDNCKIHLGDYTNVQENAVLHTDAGIEMHIGDYVTIGHQAMLHGCTIGDNSLIGIQAVILNNAVIGKNCIIGANALIPEGKVIPDNSVVMGSPGKVVKTLDEDTVQKLKMSALHYANHFQKFQQLEQVEL, from the coding sequence ATGTTGTACAAATTTCAGGGACATTCTCCAAAAGCGCTGCAACAACCATGGGATGGTTGGGTCGCACCCACAGCGACCGTGATTGGTCAGGTTGAATTAGGCAAACAGGTCAGTATCTGGTTTGGCGCCGTGGTGCGTGGTGATAACTGCAAAATCCATCTTGGGGATTATACCAATGTGCAGGAAAATGCCGTACTGCATACTGATGCGGGGATTGAAATGCATATTGGTGATTATGTGACGATTGGTCATCAGGCCATGCTGCATGGCTGTACCATCGGTGATAACAGTCTGATTGGGATTCAGGCAGTGATTTTGAATAATGCCGTGATTGGCAAGAACTGCATCATTGGCGCGAATGCGCTGATTCCAGAAGGAAAAGTGATTCCGGACAATTCTGTAGTGATGGGATCGCCGGGCAAGGTGGTAAAAACGCTGGATGAAGACACTGTACAAAAGCTGAAAATGAGCGCACTGCACTATGCCAACCATTTTCAGAAGTTCCAGCAACTGGAACAGGTTGAGCTTTAA
- the tsaB gene encoding tRNA (adenosine(37)-N6)-threonylcarbamoyltransferase complex dimerization subunit type 1 TsaB: MKVLALETANEQCSVSVIDDTQELFFQLDARAKAQTQTILPMIEQALKDLSLAVSDLTAIAFSRGPGSFSGVRINAAVTQALAWSNDLPVVPVSTLQALAQAAYRLHGLTEVTAVLDARMNEVYIASYQLDAQGIMQAIDEEQLLGYEQGRATVKFAVVGSGAHLVQTEVTEYKDVIATAQDIATIARVAAASENWVSAELALPVYLRDNAWKKIPEQGKA; encoded by the coding sequence ATGAAAGTGCTGGCATTGGAAACTGCCAATGAGCAGTGTTCCGTTTCTGTGATTGATGACACTCAAGAATTATTTTTTCAACTTGATGCGCGCGCAAAGGCACAAACGCAAACAATTCTCCCAATGATCGAGCAGGCTTTAAAAGATTTAAGCCTGGCGGTTTCTGATTTGACTGCGATTGCATTTAGTCGTGGACCGGGTTCATTTAGCGGTGTGCGTATTAATGCCGCGGTAACACAAGCCTTGGCGTGGTCGAATGACCTGCCTGTGGTACCGGTTTCGACCTTACAGGCCTTGGCACAAGCGGCATACCGTTTGCATGGTCTGACAGAGGTGACTGCGGTACTCGATGCGCGCATGAATGAAGTTTACATCGCCAGCTATCAGCTGGATGCACAGGGCATCATGCAGGCAATCGATGAAGAACAGTTGCTTGGTTATGAACAGGGTAGGGCCACAGTAAAATTTGCTGTAGTGGGTTCAGGGGCTCATCTGGTTCAAACAGAAGTCACTGAATATAAGGATGTTATCGCAACTGCACAGGATATTGCGACCATTGCGCGTGTGGCAGCAGCATCAGAAAATTGGGTCAGTGCTGAATTGGCACTACCGGTGTATTTACGCGATAACGCATGGAAAAAAATTCCAGAACAAGGCAAAGCATAA
- a CDS encoding undecaprenyl-diphosphate phosphatase: MDFLLLLKAAIMGIVEGITEFLPISSTGHLILASEWMNFWTKEKSDVFVVAIQMGAIAAVIYEYWKRLWGAATGIVSGEPQGRRLGIGLILASIPIVLIGLTLGQTVKELLFNNIAIAIGLIVGGLIIIWIEKNPPQVRAQEVEDLTIKDAIWIGLIQVLSLIPGTSRSGATIIGAMFLGVSRKAATEFSFFLGIPVIVGAGLLDLYQSYDVFTGTQDWVVLTVGLLVSFISALLLIRALVAYVAKRDFMIFAWYRIVSGLLILLFAYTGWTLW, from the coding sequence ATGGATTTCTTACTGCTGCTGAAAGCGGCAATCATGGGTATTGTTGAGGGTATTACTGAGTTCTTACCAATTTCCAGTACAGGGCATTTAATTCTGGCTTCAGAATGGATGAACTTCTGGACCAAGGAAAAGAGTGACGTTTTCGTGGTTGCCATCCAGATGGGGGCAATTGCAGCAGTAATTTATGAATACTGGAAACGTCTGTGGGGAGCCGCCACCGGGATTGTCAGCGGTGAGCCACAAGGACGCCGTCTCGGTATTGGTTTGATTCTGGCTTCGATTCCAATCGTACTTATCGGGCTGACTCTTGGTCAGACTGTAAAAGAATTGTTATTCAACAATATTGCGATTGCGATTGGCTTGATTGTTGGTGGTCTGATCATCATCTGGATCGAAAAGAATCCACCTCAAGTCCGTGCCCAAGAAGTTGAAGACCTGACCATTAAAGATGCTATCTGGATTGGTCTGATTCAGGTCTTATCGCTGATTCCAGGTACTTCACGTTCTGGTGCCACCATTATTGGTGCGATGTTCCTCGGTGTATCACGTAAGGCAGCGACTGAGTTTTCCTTCTTTCTGGGTATCCCGGTAATTGTCGGTGCGGGCCTGTTAGACCTGTACCAGAGCTATGACGTGTTTACTGGGACTCAGGACTGGGTGGTACTCACTGTTGGTCTTTTAGTGTCCTTTATTTCAGCATTGTTATTGATCCGTGCGTTAGTCGCTTATGTCGCGAAGCGTGATTTCATGATTTTTGCCTGGTACCGTATTGTATCGGGACTGCTCATTTTATTGTTTGCATACACAGGCTGGACATTATGGTAA
- a CDS encoding class I SAM-dependent methyltransferase, giving the protein MVSEIRLYTEAAYIEKAQHFEAVLCSRAVQVQIETVEKLNARFFRLNPELALCVDADGLWLCANGMKMQPDWKAEVGRLKRASLKSEMIARACNLGEKPTLIDATAGLGHDSLLMAHLGAYVTLVERHPILFTLLEDTHARAQNDAFLNPVVSRIHLIFSDSADYLIQQAAENAVVDVVYLDPMFPQRDQNQQALKKQAQVKKQMQLLHMLLPEDGEMDLGDNLLELAQKIAKRVVVKRPRLAVFLADKAPDHQWQGDACRFDAYFQHDLVAE; this is encoded by the coding sequence ATGGTAAGCGAGATTCGCTTATACACCGAGGCTGCATATATCGAGAAAGCACAGCACTTTGAGGCTGTGCTTTGTTCTCGTGCTGTACAGGTTCAGATTGAAACCGTGGAAAAACTCAATGCGCGTTTCTTTCGTCTGAATCCTGAACTGGCACTGTGTGTAGACGCGGACGGTTTATGGCTGTGTGCCAATGGCATGAAAATGCAACCGGACTGGAAAGCGGAAGTGGGGCGTTTAAAACGTGCTTCACTGAAGTCGGAAATGATTGCACGTGCTTGCAACCTGGGTGAAAAGCCGACCCTGATTGATGCGACTGCCGGTCTTGGTCATGACAGCCTGTTGATGGCACATCTTGGAGCGTATGTCACTCTGGTCGAACGTCATCCGATTCTGTTTACCTTGCTGGAAGATACTCATGCACGTGCACAGAATGATGCTTTCCTGAATCCGGTTGTATCGCGTATTCATCTGATCTTCTCTGATTCTGCTGACTATTTAATCCAGCAGGCAGCAGAAAACGCCGTGGTGGATGTCGTTTATCTGGATCCGATGTTCCCGCAGCGTGACCAGAATCAGCAGGCACTTAAGAAACAGGCACAGGTTAAAAAACAGATGCAGCTATTGCATATGCTCTTGCCCGAAGATGGTGAAATGGACCTCGGTGATAACCTGCTGGAACTGGCCCAGAAAATTGCTAAACGGGTGGTGGTGAAACGTCCACGTCTTGCCGTTTTTCTGGCTGATAAAGCACCCGATCATCAATGGCAAGGGGATGCTTGTCGCTTTGATGCGTATTTTCAGCATGATCTTGTAGCTGAATAA
- a CDS encoding C13 family peptidase, whose amino-acid sequence MIDFKPSINFWHDFKSNQIAGIWLFLGSRRSLQMVRPSILQLVFWGILGGCANSLFSWLSSGRIGEFNSQGLISYALWPFIALIVGIFLSQRINNPRLMLVPALLWLVLDTHIMLFQCLIQYLGDLDYLPYILYDYIPTLFVMLFVWQSLAVVWVFSRELKWPWWERALIMLATLFTLVVWQISVKDQPIWKVEEVPPSFAEDAFYAQPNLLNKALDAIEYGEFAQSHWYFLGVAGASYQDVFYSEIERIKEQFDTRFGTFGRSIALVNHPAARTEMPIASKTSMELALRRIGQQMNRESDVLFLYMTSHGLPNVFEMENAPLDLAQVDPKWLRDTLDAAGIRWRVIVISACYSGSFVSALQNENTLVITASAADRQSFGCSNEADYTYFGRAFFDEAMREQDSFKEAFEQARQTVAKWESAQGFEPSEPQWVIGKNMELMLPQLEQRLFPPATTVSTSRSVALTP is encoded by the coding sequence ATGATCGACTTCAAACCATCCATTAATTTTTGGCACGATTTTAAGAGCAATCAAATTGCCGGAATATGGTTGTTTCTGGGGTCGAGGCGTTCCCTGCAAATGGTACGTCCCTCCATTCTTCAACTGGTGTTCTGGGGCATTCTGGGCGGTTGTGCCAACAGCCTGTTCAGCTGGCTCAGTTCAGGCCGGATTGGGGAATTTAACTCCCAAGGCCTGATTAGCTACGCACTCTGGCCTTTTATTGCCCTGATTGTCGGGATTTTTCTGTCACAGCGGATCAATAATCCGCGTTTGATGCTGGTGCCGGCCTTGCTCTGGCTGGTACTGGATACGCACATCATGCTGTTCCAGTGTCTGATACAGTATCTGGGCGATCTCGACTATCTGCCGTACATCCTGTATGACTATATCCCGACCTTATTTGTGATGCTATTTGTCTGGCAAAGTCTGGCTGTGGTCTGGGTATTCTCACGTGAGCTGAAATGGCCGTGGTGGGAACGGGCACTAATTATGCTGGCAACCCTGTTTACCTTGGTCGTTTGGCAGATTTCTGTAAAGGACCAACCGATCTGGAAAGTAGAAGAGGTACCGCCAAGCTTTGCTGAAGATGCTTTCTATGCGCAACCTAATTTACTGAATAAAGCACTGGATGCTATTGAATATGGTGAGTTTGCCCAGTCGCACTGGTATTTCCTGGGTGTGGCAGGTGCAAGTTATCAAGATGTGTTCTATTCAGAAATTGAACGGATCAAAGAGCAGTTTGATACCCGTTTTGGAACCTTTGGTCGTTCGATTGCTTTGGTCAACCATCCAGCGGCTCGCACCGAAATGCCAATTGCTTCAAAAACCAGTATGGAGCTGGCTTTGCGCCGTATTGGTCAGCAGATGAATCGTGAAAGTGATGTGCTATTTCTGTACATGACCTCGCATGGTTTGCCAAATGTGTTTGAAATGGAAAATGCGCCGCTAGATCTGGCGCAGGTCGATCCAAAATGGCTGCGTGACACGCTGGATGCAGCCGGTATCCGCTGGCGGGTCATTGTGATTTCTGCCTGTTATTCCGGTAGTTTTGTCTCTGCGCTACAAAATGAAAATACCTTGGTGATCACCGCTTCAGCAGCAGATCGCCAGTCTTTTGGCTGTTCCAATGAAGCTGACTATACCTACTTTGGCCGTGCTTTCTTTGATGAAGCGATGCGTGAGCAAGACAGCTTCAAGGAAGCTTTTGAACAAGCCCGCCAGACGGTAGCGAAGTGGGAAAGTGCACAAGGTTTTGAACCGTCGGAACCGCAGTGGGTCATCGGTAAGAATATGGAATTGATGTTACCTCAGCTTGAACAACGTCTTTTCCCGCCAGCGACAACAGTTTCAACTTCCCGGTCAGTCGCTTTGACACCCTAA
- the fghA gene encoding S-formylglutathione hydrolase: MELLQNNRSFEGEQRIYRFDSKVLKKPARFGIFLPPQALAGQSCPALFYLAGLTCTEETFAIKAHAQRLAAQLGLILITPDTSPRGEGVAEGDNWDIGQGAGFYINATQSPWAEHFQMESFIMNELYPLVNEEFEIQPGKIGIFGHSMGGHGALTLAFKYPEKFVSVSAFAPICAPSQCPWGEKAFSNYLGEDSAEWAKHDATELVKAKGALYPDILIDQGFNDQFYSQLNPALFQQACDAAGQKLTLREHQGYDHGYYFIQSFVDEHLQFHAVQLEN, translated from the coding sequence ATGGAACTGCTACAGAATAATAGAAGTTTTGAAGGTGAACAGCGCATCTATCGCTTTGATTCTAAAGTGCTGAAAAAACCGGCACGCTTTGGTATCTTTTTGCCGCCTCAAGCCTTGGCAGGACAAAGCTGTCCAGCGTTATTCTATTTGGCAGGTCTAACCTGTACTGAAGAAACCTTTGCGATTAAAGCGCATGCGCAGCGTTTGGCAGCACAGCTAGGCTTAATCCTGATTACACCAGATACCTCGCCACGTGGTGAGGGGGTAGCTGAAGGAGACAACTGGGACATCGGACAGGGTGCCGGTTTCTATATCAATGCAACGCAGTCTCCTTGGGCTGAACACTTCCAGATGGAAAGCTTCATCATGAATGAGCTTTATCCATTAGTGAATGAAGAGTTTGAGATTCAGCCGGGCAAAATCGGTATTTTTGGACATTCGATGGGAGGGCATGGTGCATTAACTTTGGCATTTAAATATCCAGAAAAATTTGTCTCTGTTTCTGCCTTCGCGCCAATCTGTGCCCCAAGCCAGTGCCCATGGGGTGAAAAGGCCTTTTCAAATTACTTGGGTGAAGACAGTGCAGAATGGGCCAAACATGATGCGACTGAACTGGTAAAAGCCAAAGGTGCACTTTATCCGGATATCCTGATTGATCAAGGCTTTAATGATCAGTTCTATAGCCAGCTGAATCCTGCCTTATTCCAGCAGGCTTGTGATGCGGCGGGACAAAAGCTGACCCTGCGTGAACATCAGGGCTATGATCACGGTTATTACTTTATCCAAAGCTTTGTCGATGAGCATTTGCAGTTCCATGCAGTACAGCTAGAAAACTGA